The DNA segment AGATTCAAAAATACAATGAATACCCCCATGTACTTTCTTGTGGGGGTATGATTTGCTTGAAAAGAAGATGATGGACGAGAAGATGAAGAAAAGACAACATGACACAATGACAACTGAGAATACACCAAACTCTGGGGATCCCCCATCTCCCATTCAAAGACATGCCAAATGGGTGTTGGCACGCACTAAGCAATATGGACAGATGACATCTCAGTCGGCACAAGAAATATCTGATAAAATTGTGAGTTGCTTGTTCCATTTCTAATACAATTTactgaaatttgaaataattgtttgtttttgataattttatgacTTGGTTGTTCAGATTGTAAGTTAATTGTACATTTATAATGTGCTTGATGCAAGCCTCATTGGAAGAACAAACGAGACAGGGTACCTTTGTCCCCCATGGTCGTGAAGGCATACTGAACACTGCCATCGGGCGACCGGATCATGGAGGCCATGTTCGGGCAGTGGGGTCTGGGGTCACAATAAGTCAATACTTTGGAAGGGCAGCACGTGGCTCCAGTTGCTCATCAGGGTCGATCAGCCATGTACAATTGGCTGAAATAATTGGAGGCCTACAGGAACAGTGGAAAAATGAAATACAGGTATTGAAAGATGAGTTGAAGGAACAAATCATACTTGAGATGTCGCAGAGGGGATCGTTGATCCCAACACATATTCAGCCAGATATACATGTGCTAGGAGCACGAGTGAGCACAAAAGGGAGCAATGCGGAGAGTGTTGTCAACCCATGTCTACCTAATGATGTTGCTCCTGTCGAACCCCCTATGGGGTTGTATGTGCAGCGCCAAGATTCAATTGAGTTGGTGGCCTTGGGAAAAACATATGACGGAGGCTCGACCATACACAATGTGGCTTATGCAGACGATGTCGTAAGGGTTAGTGTTGAGCAAGTTATTAACGGTGATGTTGAGGTCCCATTCCCAACATCAGAGATTAAGTGTGTCAGGCAGACCCTTCACACATTCATTGCATGGACAACACCActtgttaaaaaaatctttattgaggtattttactttttatgttttccaATTCTATACATACGTACCTATATCATAACACACTTCCTAACATTAGTTTAATTGTTGGTTTCCTTAAATATTTAGCATGAGGGCAGCAGTCCAACTAAAGACACTGAAGCTGTTGAAGCGGTCAACGATGTTGTTGTAGATGACCCCTTGCGCGAGTTGATTAAGAGCCTAGTTGACATTTATGAGAAGCCTGTAGAGTTAGTGTGGGATGTAACTAAATTTGGAATTCCAAATGCAGCTGCATCATTGTTCGTAACCTGTGCTGATGTGAATGAAATAATATCAGGCGTACAGTGTTTGAACATAGTTATACTACAATTGTGGaccatgtaaatatatttcatgtCATTCACTAATAATGTATGTCTACTGCGTTATATACATGATGTTAACTGAATTTTTCAACTGTTAAAAATAGTTATATGGACCAATTCAGTCAAAGCGACGGTCTAGGATcagtgtatggattccttgagccgCAGGCTATACTGAATGCAAATGATAGATGTGGACAATGTGAAGAATACATTGAAAAATTGCTTAAGGAATCGAACCGAAATGCCTATCTAGGCGCTTATTTGAATCAGTAAGTTGACTATGTTGTGTTATAAGTTAAATGATGTTTGTGTTATTGATACATCATTGTTGTACACGCAAATGTAGGGGACATTGGCAGCTCATTGTTTTATGTCCTAAAAAAAATACTGCCGTATGGTTTTGTTCTTTGCGTAGAAGGCCAGATGTTCATATAAAAGCTGCAATTAACAAGTTAAGTAACTCATTTTAAGTTGTGGAATTTTGGTTATAGAACCCGCGGTACTGTAGTAGTGTTGCCCACATTAGCTAACAATTTTAATGTTTCTTTACAGTGCATTTAAGACTTTGGAAACCAAGAGTGATGGGAAATTTGGTCACAATACACCACGGTGGATTGAAGTGAAGGTTAGTCGTACATTTTGAATTTGGATACAATTGATTTCCATTTGGAAAACATGTTAATTGTAACGTTGAATGATTTTTCCCATTCAATGTGGAGTCACGTTCAAAGCGGAGCCTATGAGTGTGGCTATTATGTCTtgcattggatgtggaacaTAATCGTCGGGCAATTGAAGACTAATTGGACACTGGTAAGTTTTGTCTTCATTTTTTAGCACTGTGTAACTAATTACTTGTATTTTATATTGTGTAGTGGTTCAGTGATGGCACGCCGCTAGACATCAACATCATGACAACATTACGAAAAAATGGGcagaatattttgtaaaacttagaagcatccAATGTACAAAGCTATAGTTAACATGCAAACAACCGCTTTCGTGTTTGTCATGTATTTGATTAAGTGTTAGAAACAATTTACCTGCTGTAATGACTTTTATGTGTCAATAACAATAgatatttgttaaaaacatgTTGATTTCCACCTCTAGTCTGCAcatgtattttgttttatactatttccatgaaattttattcttgtgtatttcttttctctcttcaattTTACTTGGGGCCACTGCTGAAGTGAATGAAACTGCTAAGAATTTTGGTGATGAAAAGCAAAACCCTTCAGGTGAGGATGATGTTGCTGCAGATGGAAACAAGGAAAATCCTACTAATGAAGCTGAACAAAAAGAGCCTGAGAATAAGGTGATTGTTCTTTGTTTATTTCTAATGTTCTGATTTTGTCTGGTTCTGAAAATGTTAACATTACCAGTAGTCAAGCagaagattttttatttgtcactTATAACTAGCTCATTATGAAATTGTAATTGTGCATATGATCACAGATGTAAAGTCACTTACATTTACAGGAATATTCTGGAGTCTGTTGAATGAATGATAATCCGGTAAAGTTTAGCTTGCCCTTTCTACTATGAGTTGTCACTCATTGCTTtggatctttattttttattgtttttgtacTACTTTTATGTTGTGCACTTTTGAAATTTAACTGTGAATTTGAGAACTCCTGTGATTATTCAATCGTTAGTCACAGAAGAAATTCTCAGTTGGCTTAATTTCCATTTCCATCATTAAAATTTGACAATTTTCCTTCTCAATATTGGGTGTATTTATACTTCTTGCATTTCTTAACATGCCTTTTATTTCTATTGTTGTATGTAGAATTTCTTAGTTAATGCttttagtttgtttaaatttgataGCTTAATTAATAGCATTTCTTTCCTGGTAGATAGGAGATGACTCTCgaggaatatgaaaaagtacTAGAAGAGAGAAGGAAGGCTTTCCACGCACTTAAGACCGAGGAGAGAAAAGTAGATACTAAAGTTTTTGAATCCTTGCAGCATCTCTCGAACAAGAAAGACAATGATGACATCTTTATTAAGCTGGTTAGCCTTACGACTCTCTGTTTTCAGTCTAGTTTAGTTTTACTTATTAAATTTGTTGTACTAATACTTAATGTGAGCCTCACTTGGATTTTTTCTTTGTAGGGAGGTGATAAGGACAAGCGCAGAGAGACACTTGACAAGgaggataaattaaaaaatctgtGACTGCAGTTTTTGGTTAATAATTCCATTACTTCTGATCATGTAATCAACAATTCCATTACTGAAATTGTTATTTCTGGACAAGGCTCGCAGTTAAGTGTTAACtccttatttaatttattctacCATTTTCATTGAATTACCATGGGATTAGAATGGATACTCCACCACTGTGGCACTTCTTTATCTCTAATTCTTTTGCTATTTACACAATCTTGTTTAATTCTCCCAAAATTTCAGGTTGAGTTGGTTCTTGCCCAGTTCAGAAGAGCTAAAGGGAGGGTTGATGAACCAGCTGTCAGGTTGTATGAGGATATGTTGTCTGTTTACAACAACAGCAGTGATGCAGCTACAGAATTAATGAACGACCCTGTCATTGTTTCAACGGGACAGGTATGTACATTATATGATGCTCCCTGACAGCTAAATTGCAAATAATGTGCAGTTGGCAATTATACTTCTTGATGCAGCTAGTTTTTGTTAACAGGAGGGATTGAACCCGCGACCTTTTCCTCCTTCCCTTCCTTCTTAACCACCCAACCAACCTTATATCTTCACACTTTCTCTTCACTGATTGCGAAGAATGAGAGTTCtatatcaattttgatttttctctAATTATTATCTATTTGAATTTCAGTTAAATGTATTTCTTAACAAGAGTTCAGTTGGTATGTTTTCACTATGATGTTtagaacaaataatatttttgcagAACAAATACCATCTTTTCAGATTAAATAGTTAAAGATaagtagtatttttttcatGCAGTCTTGTCACGTTTCTGTTTTCTGCACtgtccatgttttttttttctccctagTTCATGTGAAAAGAGGTATCTTCTTAGGGATTAATAAGAATCCGATCTGTCCTACAAATGCTTGGCTCTATTCATTGCGATTGCCACAAAGGCACAAGCTTTCTTATAAGTCAAGTCAATTTGTGTGTACAAATTTACATGGGCATGTTGCTTAAAGAACTCAAAAAGAGGGGAATAATTCATGGAATCATGTTTAGTTGGGGGGTGGAATTGGATCTTGTTTCCACCATAGGGAGGAGTGTTCTTGATCCAAAAATGTGAGTCATCTAGTTAGAGGCGTGTTTGGTGATAAAGCTAtgcaattaaaatgtttttttatatatattttagtttagtGGATAATGCTAGACATAACATAGTGTCCACTTTTGTCAAATACTATGTAAGTGTGTAGTATatagtttatagtttttctgTTGTCCTGAATGGACCATTCCAGGATCATGACTCATGAATCCACCTTTTTCTTTCTAGATTTGGGGCCGAATTACCTATTTTGTTGTTGGTCCAAATGCTACAAAAGTTGGAAGGCTATTATTGAAGTTTCTTGTTGAACCATACCAtaccaaaacaacaaaaactttGAATAACAACGTGCTTTCCATATTGGTTGATTAAAATTAACTCTTCACATATTCTTCTAGGAATATTTGTAACTATAGGTCTTAGAATTCCATACAGTTTGCTAGTTTTGAAAGGAACATCCTAGGTCTGATATTTTGCTGAACAGTTTGTTAAAAAAGTTTATTGGGGGCATAGACAATTGATAAATTTATGTGTAAAATAACAGGAAAATGGAGAGGAGAGCTTTGAGGAGTTGCAACAGCTTTTTGAAGACATGTTTCAAGCGGATATTGGATTGGATGGAGGCCCTTCTCTTGCTTCTTCTGATTCCTCAACTTCATCTGCTTACATGACTTATAGTGAAAGTTCTAGTTCAAATAAACGCAATTCCTCTGAGATGAATTTCGGGAAGGCAGAGAATTCTTCTGTCTTTGATGCCAGTTACCAGAATTTCTGTTTTGGGGTTAGTATATGcttcatttttcatatttttctttcaatatatCATATATCATCCATGGCATATACATATTGATTATGAAAAGTGAAAGGTTACATCAACagtatatagaaattaaactcaacAAGGATTTTGCATGATCTGTTCGGTGTATGTAGCTATATGCCAAGAAAGTGTTAAATTGGTTAAGGGGAAAGATAGTTTATTCATGTTGAATCTTTAATTAGAGTCTTTTAATCAGTGGtgtattttatgttgttcatgtCAACAAGGTCGGTCATGTAAACTATCATTACCAATGAGTGAGGATACAAAAACAATGGAATCTGTGTGAGGTATGTGAAAGTGGTAAGTGATTCCCTCTAATCTTCTGCTTATACTACAATGTCATTTATCTCGGATTCTTTGGCTGGTAATGAAGTGTTTTGTGAAAGTCCCAATTCATATGTGCATCAGACATTAAATTACATGGcatacataatatttttcagaacaaatatttaaagataagtagtatttttaaaattttaatatattgaatattgcattctaattaaataatttttattattttaaccaaaaaaagtataaacatgagataaaaaaaagactgCCATCGTGCTTAAGgactttttctaattttaaatatgtcTTTGGTGCCTTAGCAACTATAATTTTTCCTCCCAACAATATTAAAGTTTATAAACTACATTATCCATATCTAATATAGCTTTATACACTCATAGGTGGTAAAAATAAGCTCAAAGTTGACAAATGCTTGACAACTCCTGGAATGGCACCTAATCTTGGAAAGGTATTTTTTATGATCTTCAATAGTCTTATTCTAACTTGTATAGTCATCTGAATTAATAgctttatcttcttcttctttttattagattaatagttatatcttctatttttgttatttctttcaaGCCTGAGCATAAGTGGGGATTCTATTCTTGTTTTATAgctatttatgttttatatctAGCAAATATCACTATAGTCATATTTATAaacagtaaattttttttaatatcttatatcaattatttatagtCATATTTATCACTATAGtcagattaattttatttatagataattttatcattataaattatttattttaattaacctcaaattattatgcatgttaaatatgtttttacattggtgcctatgttaccACCAATGTAGAAGTTCCCATATTCAACATCGTTGCTTTCTGTAAAATGATGTAGAAAGCGCGGCTTACTACATCAGTACCTACGTCACCACTGATGTAGAAGTTCCCATATTCAACATCATTGTTTTTTGTAAAACGATGTAGAAAGCACATCTTACTACATCAATGCCTACGTCACCACTGATGTAGAAGTTTCCATGTTCAACATCGTTGCTTTCTGACCGATGTAGAATAtgcattttctagtagtgtcccCTTCAAGGACGGTGTTCATAAAACCCGTCTTTGAATAATTGAACTCAACGACGGTGTGTTGAGCACGTCTTTGTAATACAAATACAATGTCGTTTTCGTTTTAAATGTCATTGAAATACACCTATTATTTACTAAAATGCCACCGTGTCTAAAACAACGTCGTTTTTTGAAGCACCATAGTTGAAGCTGCATCATAGGATAagttttttgtagtagtgtactTGGTAACTGAACAACTCCACAACTAATCAGACATACTTATGGGAGTGTACTGCAAATGAAGTTCCCTTACATTTTCCATCTTTTCTGATATTTTTGGAAAACTCTCAAGTATAACATGAAGGATGGAGGTCTTCAAGCGAGGTCAACTTGATGGTTGGAAAACTCCTAAGCTTGTTGCAACCAAAAGCACTCAATATTTTAAGCTTAcctataaattaaacaaatcgAATCATGAGCTGTAATTAAATTCTGACAATATTCAAATGAAGGTTTCTCAAAATTTGGCTAACCAGATGTGTCAGGtatcttttctaaaactttttgcttgaaaatttcaaaagtttCTCATTCACGAACTTCtgcaaagaaaattaaaataaaacagaagAAAGAAACAAGTAAATGAATAATTGTAAAGTGAATTTCAGGTATCTTTGTTAAACCTTTTCGCTTGAAAATTTCAAAGGTTTCTCATTCACGAACTTCtgcaaagaaaattaaaataaaacagaagAAAGAAACAAGTAAATGAATAACTGTAAAGTGAATTTCAGGTATCTTTGTTAAACCTTTTCGcttgaaaatttcaaaagtttCTCATTCACGAACTTCtgcaaagaaaattaaaataaaacagaagAAAGAAACAAGTAAATGAATAACTGTAAagtgaatttattaatttacaagATGAGGAAAATTTACTCATTAAATTTACCATCAATAAGTTGGTCAACTCAGTTGTAGAAATACGACTGCAGGGTAACTTGCATATGGCaagttctttaaattttaacacCAAATCATTAAACAAAGCGAAACTTAAtccaagaaaaattataaagtaaaaaagattgGTAAGGTGGAGTACCCATGTTTGATTTTAATGTCGGACAAGTTAGCTACTTGATGCAGAGCCATCTTCCATTTCTCCAACTTCTCCATGCTATGCTTTAAACTCTCCTCATGTTTCACCAAGGCTTCTCCATAACTACCTTCCTGCAGTCGCACCTGAGAATGATCCACATTATAAAAGACTGGTAAAACCAACATTCTTTTTCTCTCAAGGCAGTCAAGGATGGTTGCAAGTTCGTCTAAACAAATGGAGGAAGAAGCATAGTTTATAGAGAGCACAACGATGGCAATCCTGGACTCTTCAATTGCCTTCACAATTGCCGGTGTTATTTCTTCTCCTCTGTTAAGATCTTCATCAATGAAAGTGTGGATTCCGCTATCACGAAGAGCTTTGTAGAGATAGCCAGTAAAACCATGGAGTGTGTCTGAGCCTCTGAGGCTGAGGAACACATCATAGTTGAATGCTTCTGAATATGACTCTAGTCCAACTGGATAATCCCCAACATGGAAAGCATCCTGTTTAATCTTGCTAGAGACCAATTCAACTATCCTGGTAATAAACTCGTATTCATATCCATCCCTATTCAAACAGGGAAATTTGTGTGAAGTCAAACTAAATGTCTCATATCCATTTCTTGGTATGTATGTTTTTCAAGGTTAACAAATATCTTgaactctttaaattttaacattaaaatagaattagacaagtgaaaattaattaatggaaTTAAAGCAAAATAAGTTAAAAGATTAGCGAGGAAGACCCTTGTTTGAAATGATAGCCTGAGAAGTTAGCTGTTTCGTGCAGAGCCATCTTCCATTTTTCCAGTTTCTCCATGTTATGCTCCAACCCGTCCATTTTAGCTTTGAACTTCATTTCATGATTAGCCAATGCTTCTCCAAAACTACCTCCATGGAATCGAATTCCAATACTAGAAGGATCCACCTTGTAAAAAATTGGCAAAACCAACAAACGTTTTCTCTTAACGCACTCAAGAATGTAAGCAAGTACGTTTAAGCAAAATGAGGAAGATGCATAGTTCTGAGAGAGAAAGATGATGAAAAATCTGGAGTCTTCAATTTCCTTCTCAAGTTCTGACGTTATTTCGTCCCCTCTCTGGAGCTCATCGTCATCAACGAAGGTGTGAATTCCACTGTCATGAAGGGCTCTGCGGAGATTGCCAGTGAAACTGTAACGAGTATCTTCTCCTCTGAAGCTGAGGAACACATCATTGGtgaaggaagatgatgatggCACATCTATGAAACGTGAGAAGAAAAAGATTAGTATGATTGTGGATGGAGTGTTGGAGTTCAAAATTTCTAATCTTACTTACGTTTATTAATCTTGTCGAAGACATCATCAGCAATCTTCCCAATAAACTCGTATTCATATTCAGCTctgtttcaaacaaaaaattatagttgTAGTGAAGTTAAACTAAAACCCTTGTATCCATAACATGTCAAGgttaataaacatttattttctcttttaattttaagaaaattataaagcaAAAGCTTGGTAAGGAGGGATACCCATCTTTCAAAGGTTGCCCAGCCAAATCTGCTACTTCCTGCAGAGCCGTCCTCCATTTCTCCATGTTAGGATGGAACCTTTCCTCAAGCCTAGCCAATCCTTCTGCATAACTTCCTCGCTGGTGTCTTACATCAGAAGGATCCACCTTATAAAAGACAGGAATAACCAACAGAGTTTTCTCGCGGTAGCAGCCGAGGATGGTTGCAAGTTCATCTAAGCAAAATGAGGAAGAAGCATAGTTTTTAGAGAACACAGTGATGGCAATCCTTGACCCTTCAATTGCCTcctttagtttttttgttattttgtctCCTCTCTGAAGGTCCACTTCATCAATGAAAGCACGGATTCCCTTGTCACAAAGAGCTTTGTAGAGATGCCGGATAAATTCATAACGTGTGTCTTCCGCTCTGAAGTTAATGAACACATCATATCTGGATGCACCGGAACATGTTTCAGCcattagaagaaaaaagtttagTATTATTATGCCGGAATGTAGGTTGGTCTGTTGGAATATAGAATCAAACTTCATACACTAAAACTAATTAAAGTGGTAAGTATAGTACCATGATAATTTTTTCCTAAGTCAGATGTCAAGGTCAAGGAGTGTTTCTTAAGTTAATGAGTTAGACATCAATCTCATTGTGATTGATAATTATCACTGTGccaatgaaattttatatatgatggAAATCAAGTTCAAATTATGTtgttgaataaaaattattatcactTAATCCCAACACTCCTTTAATGACATTAATTTTACGCGGGACATATATATACCGATTATTAAATACATATCATCCAAACAGTGATTAGGCGGACATAACAAACCAACttgcataataaaaaataaaaaaaaataccaacttGATCAGCCTTATTATGCAAAGGGGGAAATATCTGGCTTTCTTTTAGTCAGCGGTCAAAGTCATTCACTATATCACCCAGGTACAAAGTCTTCACAATTTCATTTAACATGTCTAAAATAATAGTAGTACTACTTTATAGCAATTCCATTTATATATCACAAAATGAAGAAGTTGAGATGTTATAGAAACTCTTAGATGCGGTGTGCACTATTTCCCTAATGCATGAATAATTTCtaagctaaaatatttttttctctcataaaCACAAAGTTGTAATATATTGTTTTTGGGCTTAGACTTATTTAAACATACCATAATGACTGTTTCATCGATCgatgtaaatataatattttttatattaattgtgtatataactaatataaaatgtgatattttttgtttgtatatataattgatgtaaGCAAATAATTCAAGTAGATTTGGATATCCAAATTTtgtctaagaaaaaaaatgacatttcaattttaaaataaaacacttACTGCAAATTTTATTGGAACAAAATCAGaacattttataacttttaaatatcATAAGAGTAATTATGGTGGATTTTTAACAAAGTTAGTATGCATGAGTTTGAAACTCTTTGTGGGTGTTGTTTGTTAAGTACCGTgaaatgttgtaaaaaaaaatgtatggaaaAAGTTAAACCATATCTTGTTCAAGTATGTACAAGTATTTTCTCTTATTAACTGCAGCATATGACTCCAATCCGTAAGACACGCTAGGATGAATTTATTCTATTTAGTGGAAAAACAGGGcaatgcaaaaacaaaaacaaaaacgcGTTCGTGTTAGCTTTATAATAAAATGGAAAACTGAACCCAACTTCACATTACTGGAAGCAACACGAACCCAATTTCATCCGAAGGAGGACCGAAGATTCTTCGAGAGTTAGAGGAAATTATGAAAAAACTTATTGGGAGAAGCTCCCAAGAAAAAATGCCTAAACCATAATTACTggcttttatttaattattatccgtttgaaacttgaaagtggaaaaataaaatgggGTCATGTATTTCATCACCCAGCACCAATGTCACTACCCACACTTTGTATATCCCGAAACATACACTTGTCCTTGATTTAATTACACCTTAGCAGTAATGCTAATCAACATCATTCTCATCATCCTCTTATGCAAAATTGCAATTGCTTCTTGTTAGATATGAAGATGggaaacttattattattattattattattattattattattattattattattaatcaacTTACATTTACAATAATTCTTTTAGagttatattttgtatttttatgatttatttttttgaaatcaaatgttATAATAGATCATTAATCATAttggttaaattttaaaaaataaataaatgataagaatGAAACTGTTGTTGTCAGTTGACTCTTCCCATATATAACCTTCattgtaatataattttttaaaagcatgtattttcttcttgtatcaattgaaataaaatcaattttaattttacatgtaaattaataaatcattttacaaaatttattatttattaaatgttaatatttatttttcagaagttagatatttaaataattaaagtaccAAAAGAAAATCAACCACCTTTGATAATTTTCTAAATTCACCCTTGTACTTATTCAATAGTCAACTCATCAATTGTCATCTCTACACCACTACTTAAGgttaaaactttttattttgtttcaaaataatagtattaataaagttttaaatattaaaaatgattttaaacaaTGTTATAAATCTAATAAgctttatttgatttaattctaCTTTttccaaatataatataattttttttatgttaaatgatATAAGTAAAATCTCTAAATCTT comes from the Glycine soja cultivar W05 chromosome 6, ASM419377v2, whole genome shotgun sequence genome and includes:
- the LOC114417043 gene encoding disease resistance protein RPP4-like isoform X2; protein product: MKFDSIFQQTNLHSGIIILNFFLLMAETCSGASRYDVFINFRAEDTRYEFIRHLYKALCDKGIRAFIDEVDLQRGDKITKKLKEAIEGSRIAITVFSKNYASSSFCLDELATILGCYREKTLLVIPVFYKVDPSDVRHQRGSYAEGLARLEERFHPNMEKWRTALQEVADLAGQPLKDGAEYEYEFIGKIADDVFDKINKHVPSSSSFTNDVFLSFRGEDTRYSFTGNLRRALHDSGIHTFVDDDELQRGDEITSELEKEIEDSRFFIIFLSQNYASSSFCLNVLAYILECVKRKRLLVLPIFYKVDPSSIGIRFHGGSFGEALANHEMKFKAKMDGLEHNMEKLEKWKMALHETANFSGYHFKQGDGYEYEFITRIVELVSSKIKQDAFHVGDYPVGLESYSEAFNYDVFLSLRGSDTLHGFTGYLYKALRDSGIHTFIDEDLNRGEEITPAIVKAIEESRIAIVVLSINYASSSICLDELATILDCLERKRMLVLPVFYNVDHSQVRLQEGSYGEALVKHEESLKHSMEKLEKWKMALHQVANLSDIKIKHG
- the LOC114417043 gene encoding uncharacterized protein LOC114417043 isoform X1 — encoded protein: MKFDSIFQQTNLHSGIIILNFFLLMAETCSGASRYDVFINFRAEDTRYEFIRHLYKALCDKGIRAFIDEVDLQRGDKITKKLKEAIEGSRIAITVFSKNYASSSFCLDELATILGCYREKTLLVIPVFYKVDPSDVRHQRGSYAEGLARLEERFHPNMEKWRTALQEVADLAGQPLKDGAEYEYEFIGKIADDVFDKINKHVPSSSSFTNDVFLSFRGEDTRYSFTGNLRRALHDSGIHTFVDDDELQRGDEITSELEKEIEDSRFFIIFLSQNYASSSFCLNVLAYILECVKRKRLLVLPIFYKVDPSSIGIRFHGGSFGEALANHEMKFKAKMDGLEHNMEKLEKWKMALHETANFSGYHFKQGDGYEYEFITRIVELVSSKIKQDAFHVGDYPVGLESYSEAFNYDVFLSLRGSDTLHGFTGYLYKALRDSGIHTFIDEDLNRGEEITPAIVKAIEESRIAIVVLSINYASSSICLDELATILDCLERKRMLVLPVFYNVDHSQVRLQEGSYGEALVKHEESLKHSMEKLEKWKMALHQVANLSDIKIKHGYSTLPIFFTL